Part of the Methylophaga nitratireducenticrescens genome is shown below.
GATAAAGCATCCCGACGCGGCGATTAAGGCAACAATAACAGCAGCAAAGGCGATACCTACCTGCTCTCCGACGAGTGCCATTTCACCTGCCGCAACACCGGCAAGAGCAGGTCCCATTGGAATCATGGTTGCTACCAACCCAAGCAACGGTGCTGTTCTGGCAGTAATTCTCAAACCTTCCAATTCTTTCAGTATGAATAATTCCATATGCTCCGAGTCTAGCGTGGGATGTTGTTGCCGGTATTGCCATAACGCACAGCCTTCGGTTCCTTTACGTAATCGAAACAAGCCCTCTATCAGAAACTGCCCCAATTGATAGAGCGTATAGACAAAAGCAAAGATTATTGTCAGCAAAACTGGAATAAGGAACCATGATGAAAGTTGGTATAAAATGGATTCTATAAACATATTATTGGGCCTTTCTAATAACGTTGTATTGGCGCAATGCACCGGTAAGTAAAGGAATAATCAGCATCGACAGCCACCACCATTGAGTTTCAAGCTCAATACCTTCTTGGCTGGTCTTTTCCAGTTTTTGTCCCTCAACCTGTTGTGCCTGAGCCATATCCGTTTGCGGTGGTTGTTTAGGTTCAGGTGATTGTTGCTGATCAGGGGCGGGGGGCATTTCTGCAATAGGGGCCAGACCAAAGCCACGCGCCTGGTTGTCAGCAAAGTCTGCCAGCTTGGCATGTGCAGGTTGTAGATCGTGCTCTTGCAGGCTTTGTATATAAGCCGCGACCAGCTCTTTACGAGTTTGCTCTGATGCGTCCCAGTAATTTTTACGGATAGCATCCAGCATACGTTCCATCATCCTGAGCTGGGCTTCGGGTGAGTAATTTTCAAACCATTCATTCAGATCCAGATCAAGTGAATCCATGACGTAAATATCATGCATTTTCTGCCATTGATGATCCTTCACCACGTCAGGAGAAACGGTTTGCCAGCCCCAAAGGTTGTTGGTCATATCCTGCAGATTGAGTGCTCCGGCAAAACCTTCTTCCTTCATCGCCTCAATCCAGCCAGGATGAAATGACCGAGTTGCCATTTCTACGGCCAAAAACTCCGCAGCACTCTGAAACCGGACTTTTCCCTGTTCCCGCTGATTGGAAATATATAATTCAGGACTTTTGCCGGTCAGGTGCCGAACGGCAAGGTCAATGCCGCCAAGATATTGAAAAGGATCATCAGTC
Proteins encoded:
- a CDS encoding MotA/TolQ/ExbB proton channel family protein, which produces MFIESILYQLSSWFLIPVLLTIIFAFVYTLYQLGQFLIEGLFRLRKGTEGCALWQYRQQHPTLDSEHMELFILKELEGLRITARTAPLLGLVATMIPMGPALAGVAAGEMALVGEQVGIAFAAVIVALIAASGCFIMLTIKRRWRVTTLKHIEDIQSASCTNNRHNSIKEAA